From a region of the Castanea sativa cultivar Marrone di Chiusa Pesio chromosome 10, ASM4071231v1 genome:
- the LOC142613404 gene encoding uncharacterized protein LOC142613404, which yields MELLKQEILKKKQSLKEDTGGRKFFKRSELEQKQIQKLLDQEKLELQAKSNRQSSSSTTTTNASATANTSSTTDSTAAAATSSLTDEQNIDNLVLPRQEVIRRLRFLKQPITLFGEDDTARLDRLKYVLKNGLFEVDSDMTEGQTNDFLRDIVELRKRQRSGMMSERKRQKGEEEKTEDKDGGGGEDELSGGEGGSDGGVDNDKDLKRMKANFDELCEEDKILVFFKRLLTEWRQELDEMGEAEKRTAKGKSMVATFKQCARYLNPLFKFCRKKVLPDDIRQALMLVVECCLKRDYLAGMDHYIRLAIGNAPWPIGVTMVGIHERSAREKIYTNSVAHIMNDETTRKYLQSVKRLMTFCQRRYPALPSKAVEFNSLANGSDLQSLLAEERISGGNLASEERLRIMPAPNES from the exons ATGGAGCTACTGAAGCAAGAGATCCTGAAGAAGAAACAATCTCTGAAAGAAGACACAGGCGGCCGTAAATTCTTCAAGCGCTCCGAGCTCGAACAGAAACAAATCCAGAAGCTTCTCGACCAAGAGAAACTCGAACTCCAAGCCAAATCTAACCGCCAATCCTCTTCTTCAACCACCACTACCAACGCCTCCGCCACCGCCAACACATCCTCCACAACCGACTCCACAGCCGCCGCCGCCACGTCATCCCTCACCGACGAACAAAACATCGATAACCTCGTTCTCCCTCGACAAGAAGTGATCCGCCGCCTCCGTTTCCTCAAGCAACCGATCACTCTCTTCGGCGAGGACGATACGGCTCGGCTCGACCGGTTGAAGTACGTGCTTAAAAACGGTCTCTTCGAGGTCGATAGTGATATGACTGAAGGACAGACGAATGACTTTCTTCGCGATATTGTGGAGCTGAGGAAGCGGCAGAGGAGTGGGATGATGAGCGAGAGGAAGAGGCAGAAAGGAGAGGAGGAGAAAACGGAGGATAAAGACGGAGGTGGAGGAGAAGATGAATTGAGCGGCGGAGAGGGCGGCTCTGACGGCGGTGTCGATAACGATAAGGATTTGAAGCGAATGAAGGCAAATTTCGATGAATTGTGTGAGGAGGATAAGATTCTGGTGTTCTTTAAGAGGCTATTGACTGAGTGGCGCCAGGAATTGGATGAGATGGGCGAGGCCGAGAAGCGGACCGCCAAGGGGAAGTCTATGGTGGCCACTTTTAAGCAGTGTGCTCGGTATTTGAATCCGCTGTTCAAGTTTTGCAGGAAGAAG GTTCTTCCTGATGATATTCGCCAAGCATTGATGTTGGTGGTTGAATGCTGCTTGAAGCGAGACTACTTAGCTGGAATGGACCATTATATTAGGCTTGCCATTGGAAATGCACCTTGGCCTATTGGTGTCACTATGGTTGGTATCCATGAACGTTCTGCCCGTGAGAAGATCTACACCAATAGCGTGGCCCACATTATGAATGACGAGACAACTAGGAAGTACTTGCAATCAGTGAAAAGATTGATGACCTTTTGCCAACGACGGTACCCAGCATTGCCATCCAAAGCTGTTGAGTTCAACAGCCTGGCAAATGGTAGTGACTTACAATCTCTGCTAGCAGAAGAGAGGATTTCTGGGGGTAATCTAGCCTCTGAGGAAAGGCTTCGGATAATGCCTGCTCCAAATGAGAGCTAG